In Aspergillus fumigatus Af293 chromosome 2, whole genome shotgun sequence, a genomic segment contains:
- the ubaA gene encoding E1 ubiquitin-activating protein ubaA, producing MTDANMQLDNPQETVEKIKQGEIDESLYSRQLYVLGHEAMKRMSSSNVLVVGMKGLGVEIAKNVALAGVKSLTLYDPAPVVISDLSSQFFLQPQDVGKPRAEVTAPRVAELNSYVPVTVHKGSNLVDDLEQLKQYQAVVLTATPLKEQLAIADFCHKNGIYITITDTFGLFGYIFNDFGKNFTVGDATGEEPVSGIVADIDEDGLVSALDETRHGLEDGDYVTFTEVKGMEGLNNCDPRKITVKGPYTFSIGDVSGLGTYQGGGIFTQVKMPKFVDFEPFSEQLKKPELMVSDFAKFDRPQQLHIGVQALHKFAEAHDGQYPRPHNDDDAQEVIKIANELASSQEEKVELDEKIIRELSYQARGDLNPLAAFFGGVAAQEVLKAVSGKFNPIHQWLYLDSLESLPTSVTRSEESCKPLGTRYDGQIAVFGKEFQDKIANLTQFLVGAGAIGCETLKNWAMMGLGTGPKGKIFVTDMDQIERSNLNRQFLFRSKDVGKLKSECASAAAQAMNPDLKGKIVTLRDRVGPDTEHIFNEEFWEALDGVTNALDNVDARTYVDRRCVFFRKPLLESGTLGTKGNTQVILPHITESYSSSQDPPEKSFPMCTLKSFPNRIEHTIAWARDLFQTFFVGPPEAVNMYLSQPNYIEQTLKQAGNEKQTLEHLRDFLVTNKPTSFDDCIIWARQQFEAQYNNAIQQLLYNFPRDSKTSSGQPFWSGPKRAPTPLKFDSSNPTHLAFIVAGANLHAFNYGIKNPGVDKEYYRKVVDNMIIPEFVPRSGVKIQADENEPDPNAQQSSSLDDSQEIQRLVESLPPPESLGGFRLNPVEFEKDDDTNHHIDFITAASNLRADNYDIPQADRHKTKFIAGKIIPAIATTTALVTGLVALELYKIIDGKDDIEQYKNGFVNLALPFFGFSEPIASPKGKYLGKQGEVTIDRLWDRFELDDIPLQDFLKHFSDLGLEISMVSSGVSLLYASFYGPSKVKDRLPMKMSKLVEHISKKPIPEHQKNIIFEVTAEDQNEEDVEIPYVMVKLQK from the exons atGACG GACGCCAATATGCAGCTTGATAACCCCCAGGAAACAgtggagaagatcaaacAGGGAGAGATCGATGAGTCCCTGTACAGTCGTCAACT GTACGTCCTCGGCCATGAGGCTATGAAGCGAATGAGTTCTTCAAATGTTCTTGTTGTCGGTATGAAGGGTCTTGGTGTGGAGATCG CCAAGAACGTTGCCCTTGCTGGGGTTAAGTCCCTCACGCTATACGATCCTGCCCCAGTCGTTATCTCCGACCTATCCTCACAGTTCTTCCTTCAACCACAAGATGTCGGGAAACCAAGGGCCGAGGTAACAGCTCCGAGGGTCGCAGAGCTGAACTCGTACGTGCCTGTTACTGTTCATAAGGGTAGCAACTTggtggatgatctcgagcAACTGAAACAGTATCAGGCAGTGGTTCTCACTGCGACTCCTCTGAAGGAACAGCTTGCTATCGCTGACTTTTGCCACAAGAACGGCATCTatatcaccatcaccgacaCTTTTGGTCTCTTTGGATACATCTTCAATGATTTTGGGAAGAACTTCACCGTTGGAGATGCTACAGGTGAAGAGCCAGTCAGTGGAATCGTTGCCGACATTGACGAAGATGGCTTGGTTTCTGCGTTGGACGAGACTCGCCATGGCCTCGAAGATGGGGATTACGTGACATTTACTGAAGTCAAGGGTATGGAAGGGCTGAACAACTGCGACCCACGGAAGATCACTGTCAAGGGTCCTTATACATTCTCAATTGGGGATGTCTCGGGCCTTGGCACGTATCAAGGCGGTGGTATCTTCACGCAGGTTAAGATGCCTAAGTTCGTCGATTTCGAGCCATTCAGCGAACAGCTCAAGAAGCCTGAGCTCATGGTCTCTGACTTTGCCAAGTTCGACCGGCCACAGCAGCTACACATCGGAGTTCAGGCGCTCCACAAGTTCGCCGAAGCTCACGATGGTCAATACCCGCGGCCTCacaatgacgatgatgcccaGGAAGTGATTAAGATTGCGAATGAACTTGCATCAAGCCAAGAAGAGAAGGTGGAGTTGGACGAGAAAATTATTAGAGAGTTGAGCTACCAGGCTCGCGGAGATCTCAACCCCTTGGCCGCTTTCTTTGGAGGTGTTGCAGCTCAGGAAGTTCTAAAGGCCGTCTCTGGAAAGTTCAATCCCATTCATCAATGGCTCTACCTCGACTCCTTGGAGTCGCTGCCGACGTCTGTCACCCGGTCCGAAGAGAGCTGCAAGCCACTTGGCACTCGCTACGATGGGCAAATAGCTGTCTTCGGCAAGGAATTCCAAGACAAGATCGCCAATCTCACTCAGTTCCTTGTTGGTGCGGGAGCTATTGGGTGCGAGACTTTGAAGAATTGGGCCATGATGGGTCTTGGAACTGGTCCTAAGGGCAAGATCTTCGTCACCGACATGGATCAGATCGAAAGGAGCAACCTCAACAGACAATTCTTATTTCGTTCTAAAGATGTTGGGAAGCTCAAAAGTGAATGCGCTTCTGCTGCGGCACAGGCAATGAACCCGGACCTGAAAGGTAAAATCGTGACACTCCGAGACCGAGTAGGACCCGACACCGAACACATTTTCAACGAGGAATTTTGGGAAGCTCTTGATGGCGTGACCAACGCTTTGGACAACGTTGACGCAAGAACTTATGTTGATCGTCGCTGTGTTTTCTTCCGCAAACCTCTTCTTGAAAGCGGTACCCTTGGTACGAAAGGCAACACTCAGGTCATTCTGCCCCATATCACCGAATCCTACTCGAGCTCTCAGGATCCCCCAGAAAAGTCGTTCCCGATGTGCACATTGAAGAGCTTCCCCAACAGAATCGAACACACAATTGCGTGGGCACGGGATCTTTTCCAGACTTTCTTTGTCGGGCCTCCTGAGGCAGTGAACATGTATCTATCCCAGCCGAATTACATTGAGCAGACGCTCAAGCAGGCTGGAAATGAGAAGCAAACTTTGGAGCACCTCCGGGACTTTTTAGTAACCAACAAGCCTACTTCGTTTGATGATTGCATTATCTGGGCGCGCCAGCAGTTTGAGGCTCAGTACAACAATGCAATTCAACAACTTCTCTACAACTTCCCTCGGGACTCCAAGACCTCGTCCGGTCAACCTTTTTGGTCTGGGCCGAAGCGGGCCCCAACACCTCTCAAGTTCGATAGCTCGAACCCAACTCACCTAGCATTCATCGTTGCTGGCGCGAATCTCCACGCCTTTAACTATGGAATCAAGAACCCTGGGGTAGACAAAGAGTACTACAGAAAGGTTGTGGACAACATGATCATTCCTGAATTTGTACCAAGATCCGGCGTCAAGATTCAGGCGGATGAGAATGAGCCTGATCCGAATGCTCAGCAGTCTTCGTCCCTTGATGACAGTCAAGAGATTCAGCGTCTCGTTGAGTCTCTGCCTCCTCCCGAATCCCTCGGCGGATTCCGCTTGAATCCCGTTGAATTTGAGAAGGATGACGATACAAACCACCACATCGACTTCATCACCGCCGCTAGCAATCTCCGCGCGGACAACTATGATATTCCCCAGGCCGACCGCCACAAAACCAAGTTCATTGCCGGTAAGATTATTCCGGCCATTGCCACGACTACCGCATTGGTAACAGGCTTGGTTGCTCTGGAGCTGTACAAGATCATcgatggcaaggatgatATTGAGCAATACAAGAACGGCTTCGTGAACCTCGCTCTCCCGTTCTTTGGCTTCAGTGAGCCCATAGCCAGTCCAAAGGGCAAGTACTTGGGCAAGCAAGGTGAGGTGACCATTGATCGACTCTGGGACCGTTTTGAACTCGACGACATTCCTCTACAAGACTTCCTCAAGCATTTCTCCGACCTGGGCTTGGAGATTAGCATGGTCAGCTCCGGCGTCAGTCTTCTGTATGCCAGTTTTTACGGCCCATCTAAGGTCAAAGACCGACTTCCTATGAA GATGAGCAAGCTCGTGGAGCACATTAGCAAGAAGCCTATCCCAGAACACCAGAAGAACATCATTTTCGAGGTGACTGCAGAGGATCAAaatgaggaggatgttgaaaTTCCCTATGTTATGGTGAAACTTCAGAAGTAG